ACCTCGCCAACGCGGGCGGTGCCTGGCTCGGCGGCCTGGCCATCTCGGCGGGCTGGGGCTGGGCCTCGCCCAACTTGGTCGGGGCGGCTCTCGCCCTGGCCGGCCTGGGCCTCGCCTTCACGGGAGGCCTGATGGACCGGGGTACCCGACGCTCGGAGGTGGTCACCTCGTCCCGCGCGGAACACTCGACGGAAGCCGACGAGGTCACCGCGGCCCCGTGAAGGCATGCAGGCCGGCTGCCGTCGCCTTGGCGGCCGGCCCGAGCTGCGGAGCGGTGACGATTCATATGCTCAGCGCGGGAGGAGTGCACCGATCGGATCCTGCTGTTCGGCCGCGGCCACGCGGAGAAGATCCTCCACGACTACGCCGACCACTTCAACAGCCACCGACCCCACCGAGCCAGCTGAGTATCAGACGAAATACCAGGTCGTAGCCGGTGAAGCCAATGTGAAGCGCTACGGGCTGACGGTCACCGCGGGCGCGGGCCGGGGATGTTCAGGCCGAGACCGGTAGCCGCGTCCCGTCCCGCAGGAACAGCGGTATCCGCTCCAGCGGCGCGTCCACCGTCACCCGGGCCCCGCCCTCGAAGTCGGCGCCGGTCCATGCGCACGTCCAGCGTGCGCCCGCCGGTAGGTACACCTCGCGCGTCGTTGCGCCCGCGGTGGTGACCGGGGCGACCAGCAGGTCGGGCCCGAGCAGGTACGAGTCGGCGACCGTCCAGCAGGCGTCGTCGTCGGGGAATTCCAGGAACAGAGCTCGCATCGGCGGCAGGCCCTCGCGCGACGCGGTGCGCATCTGCTCGTCGATGTAGGGGCGGATGCGTTCGCGTAGGGCGAGGTAGTTACCGAGGATGCGGTAGGCCTGATCGCCGTACGACCAGACCTCGTTGGGGCCGCCGGTCATCTCGCCCCCCAGCGGCAGCCAGGGCAGGCGGAAGCCGTGGAGGCGGAAGATCGGGCAGAGCGCCCCGAACTGGAACCAGCGGATCAGCACTTCGCGGAAGGCCAGGTCGTCGGGGTCGCCGCCATGGAAGCCGCCGATGTCGGTGGTCCACCAGGGGATGCCGGAGATGCCGATGTTGAGGCCGGCGGCGATTTGGTGCCGCAGCGCGGTGAAGTCGGTGCCGATGTCGCCGGACCAGACGGCAGTGCCGTAGCGCTGGCTGCCCGCCCACGCGGAGCGGGAGAATGACATGCCGTCGGTGTTGCCGGAGGCCGCCATGCCCTCGTGGAAGATGCGAGCGTTCTCTCGCGGGTACAGGTTGGCGACCTCGGCGCCGTGGCCCGCATGCAGGCGCAGGTTGGCCGGGTGGCCGGGCTTCATCTCGGGTTCGCAGGCATCCAGCCACCACAGGTTGATGCCGAGGGACTGGTAGTTCTCGCGGACCTTGTCCCAGACGAAGGCGCGGGTGTCGGGGTTGGTCGGGTCGTAGAAGGACACCATCACGCGGTGGTCGGAGCCCTTGTCGACCCAGGTGGCGTGGGCCGCGGTGCCGTACTCGTTGGCGGCGAGCATGCCGCCGCGCTCGAGGGCGTCGTAGTGCTCGGAGGAGCGGTTGACGGAGGGCCAGACGGAGACCATCAGCTTGACGCCCATCTCGTCCAGCTCCTCGACCATGGCGGCCGGGTCGGGCCACTCGGCCGGGTCGAAGCGCCAGTCGCCGAGCCGGGTCCAGTGGAAGAAGTCCGCGACGATCACGGAGAGCGGCAGGCCGCGCCGCCGGTGTTCGCGGGCGACGTTGAGGAGTTCCTCCTGGGTGCGGTAGCGCAGCTTGCACTGCCAGAACCCGCTGGCCCAGGAGGGGAGTTCGGGGGCGTGTCCGGTGGCGTCGGCGTAGGAGCGCAGGATGTCGGCGGGGCGGTCGCCCGCGGTGATCCAGTAGTCGATCTGGCGGGCGCTGTCGGCGACCCAGCGGGTGCCGGTGACGGCCAGTTCGACGCGGCCGACGGCGGGGCTGTTCCACAGCAGGCCGTAGCCGCGGTTGGATAGCGCGAACGGGATGGTGACCTCGGTGTTGCGCTGGACGAGGTCGGTCACCGTGCCCTTCTGGTCAAGGAGGCCGTGCTGGCGCTGGCCGAGGCCGTAGAGGCGTTCGCCTTCGTACGCCTGGAAATTCTGCTCCAGACGCTGGTAGCCATGACCCACTGGGGTGTGCACCCGGCTGCCGGGCCACCAGAAGTGGGCCGGGCGTTCGGCGAGGAGTTCGGTGCCGTCGGCGGTGCGCACGAAGCGGATCAGGCCGTCGAGGGTGAGTTCGGCGGTGATGTTGCCCTGGGTGATGCGGGCCGGGGGCACGGGGTCGGTGGGCGAGCCGAGGCCGTTCTTGAAGACCCGGAGGCCGGTGAGGTCCGGGACCGTGATCGTGGCGGCCGGCCCGGTGGTGTCGTCGCGGTCGAGGAGGGCGCCGGGGATGTCGTCGCGCAGCCGGCCGAGGGCCGCGCGGACGCGTAGAGAGTCGGCTCCCCAGGGTTCGATGCGCAGCACTTCGTGCTCGCCGCGCCATTCGAGGCCGCCGTCGTGTTCCCGGAAGGTGGTCACGTTCATTGCTCCAGTACGGGATGGAAAGGGGGAGACGGGTGGTAAGGCTCAGTCCTTGACCGAGCCGCCCGTGATGCCGACGGCGATATAGCGCTGGGCGACGATCAGGAGGATCGCGGCGGGTACCGACGCGAGGACGGCGGAGGCCATCAGGGCGTTCCAGTCGGTGGCGTTGGCGCCGATGAAGCGGTAGATGCCGACGGTGACGGGCGTGACGGCGTCGCGGGAGGTGAGGCTGATGGCGAAGAGGAAGTCGGCCCAGGAGAACAGGAACGCGAACAGGCCCGCGGTGATGAGCCCGTTGCGGGACAGCGGGACGACGATGCGCAGGAAGGTGCGCCATGTTCCGGCGCCGTCGAGCGCGGCCGCCTCGATGATCTCGGGCGGGATGTCGCACAGTTGGGAGCGGAGCAGTACCGCGGCGAACGGCACGGCGAGGGTGGACTGGGCGAACATGAGGCCGATGGTGTTGTTCAGTAGCCCGAGGTGGCTGTAGAGGGTGAACAGCGAGTTGGCCTTCACGATGCCAGGCAGCATCTGCACGATCAGGAGCACGAACATCAGCGTGGCGGCGTACCGCAGGCGGAACCTGGCGAGCGCCCAGGCCAGGGGCGTCGCCAGGAGCAGCGTCAGCACGACGACGCCGCAGGCGACGAACAGGCTGATCAGCAGGTGCCGGCCCTGGGTGTCGAAGGCGGCGCGGTAGCCGTCGAGGGTGGGGTCGGTCGGGATCCACTTCGGCGGGATGGACAGCAGGGCCTGCGCGGGCTGGACCGAGGCGTTGAGCATCCAGTACAGCGGGAAGAGGAAGACCGCGACGATGACCAGCGCGAGCACGGTGGTGGCCCATCTGCGCACGGCGGGGGCGCCCGAGGAAGGGGCGGGAGCGGACATGGTGGTCGTCTACCTCTCGTTCTCGGACTGCTCGGCGCGCACGGCCCGCAGGTACACGAGGGCGCAGAGGGTGGCGATGACGATGAGGACGTTGCCGACGGCGGCGCCCTGACCGAAGTGCAGCTCGGTGAACGACAGTTGGTACGACCATGTCGACAGCAGTTGCGTGGCGCCCGCGGGCCCACCCTGGGTGAGCACCATGACGACGTCGAACGCCTTGATGGTGTAGATGAGGCCCAGCATCAGCACCACCGAGGTGGTGGGGCGCAGCAGCGGCCAGGTGACGTGCCGGAACTTGTGCCAGGCACCGGCGCCGTCGAGGGACGCGGCCTCGTACAGCTGGGGCGGGATGGACTGCAGTCCGCCGTACAGGATCACCATGTTGAAGGGGATGCCGATCCAGACGTTGGCGAGGACGACGGCCGTCATCGCGTAGTCGGGGCTGACCAGCCAGGGCACCGGGTCGGAGATCAGGTGCAGATTCATCAGGACCTGGTTGACGACGCCGTAGTCCTGGTCGAGCAGCCAGCGGAAGACGGTGCCGGAGACCAGCAGCGGCAGCAGCCACGGCAGCAGGAGCAGGGCGCGCAGGACACCGCTCAGCGGGAAGTGCCTGCGGAAGAACACCGCCAGGCCCAGGCCGATGGCGAACTGGAAGACGAGCGAGGCGACGGTGAAGACGACCGTGTTCCACAGCGTGCCGGAGAACAGGTCGTCGCCGAGGACGTGCGCATAGTTCGCTACGCCGTTGAAGGGCGCCCCGCCCCGGTAGAAGGACGTGACCGTGTAGTCCTGGAAGGACATGACGACGTTGGCGGCGATCGGGTAGCCGAAGAAGACGGCCAGGTAGAGCACGGCGGGGACCCAGAAGCTGAGCCGGACGAGCCGTGCGCGGCGGGCCGCCGGGCGCTGCGCGGGTGGCCGGGACGCGGCCGCGGTGGCGGGCCGGTCGAGGAGTGTGGTCATGGTCGGCGCCCCATCAGTTGTCGTCAGAGGTGGCGGCGGCCCGCTGCGCGGCAGCAAGGGCGTCGGCGGGGGTGCGGCGGCCGGTCGCCGCCTCCTGCAGGGCCGTGTACAGGGCCTGCGAGACCGTGGGGTAGCCGGTGCCGAGCTCGGCGGTGCGTGAGCGGGCGCCGGGCACACTCGCGAGGAACGGAGCGAGGTCGGGCTGCCGCTTCACCAGTTTCGCGGCGACCGCCGGGTCGGCGGGCACGTCGGCACGCAGGCTCGCCCAGCGCAGCATGTTGTCGCGGCCGAGCACGCAGTCGAGCAGCTCAACGGCCTTGTCCTGCTTGTCGCCCTTGGGGACGGCCCAGGTCTCGCCGCCGAGCGGGGTGACGGGAGCCGTGCCGCTCACCTTCCCCGGCAGCGGTACGACGCCGTAGTCCAGGCCCTTGACGGCGTCGAGGGCGGCAAGCTGCCAGGAGCCGTTGACCATCATCGCGGCGTGGTGGCCGATGAACTGCTCGGCGACGTCGGACTGCTGCCAGCTGAGCGCCGACTTGGACACCGACCCGTCGGCGAACAGGGACGTCCAGTAGGACAGCGCCGACACGGACCGCGGCGAGTCCAGGTCGTCGAGGTCGGCGCCCGCGCCCCACAGGAACGGCTCGTACTGCCAGGACCCTTCCTCGGTTCCGACGGCGGAGAGCGCGAGTCCGTAGCGGTGACCCTGCGTCAGTTTCCGTGCGGCTGCCCGAAGTTGCTTCCAGTCGGTGGGCGGCTCGAGTCCGGCCTTACGGAAGGCGTCCTTGTCGTAGAAGAGGGCGAGCCCGTTGACGCCGGGCGCGACGCCGTACAACGTCCCCTTGTAGGTGCCCGCCGCGAGAACGCTGTCGTAGAAGCCGTCGGTGTCGAGCCGCCCGTCGAGCGGCAACAGGGCGCCGGTGGAGGCGAGTTTGGGCAGGTCGGGATTGTCACTGAGGATCAGGTCGGGCAGGGTCCTGGCGGCTCCGTCGCGGAGGAGCTTCGGTACGAGCTGGGCGCGCGGCATGACCTCGCGCACGACGTCGACGCCGGTGTCGGCGCCACACGTGTCCAGGATGCTGGTGAGGGCGGTGTTGCCGGGTTCGGCGGTGTAGTAGTCGGCGACGGTGAGGGTGTTCGCCGGGGTGTCGGCGGTGATCAGTCCGCAGCCGCCGAGCACCGCGCTCAGAGCGAGGGCGGCGCAGGCGGCGACGGCTGCGCGGGGGCGGGGATGCATGGGGTCCTTCGGGGAGACGGGGTGGGGGCGGCTCTTGCGTGCGGGCAGGGGGTACTGCCGATGGGACGGGGGTGGGCAGGGGGCTGCGGGGAAGTTCAGGCGGGGCCCGGTGGCGCGGTGGTCGACGCCCGGACGGACAACCGGGGCTCCAGCAGAACCGGTCGGCGGCCCGGCGCCGTGGCACCGTCGAGCCGGGCGACGAGCAGGTCCACGGCGCGTTCGGTGAGCGCGGCGGCGGGCACGGCGACCGAGGTCAGTGCGGGGGTGCCCGCGGTGGCGACGACGTCCGAACCGAGCGCGACCACGGACAGATCCTCGGGTACGGCGCGGCCCATGCCGCGCAGCAGCGGGGCGAGATGGGGCGTCGCGGCCTCGTTCTGGACGATGAGGGCGGTGGTACACGGCCGTTCGGCCAGGACCCGGGCGAGGGTGCCCGCCACGCTGTCCCAGTCCCCCGCGACGGTCCTGTGGGTGAGCCGCACTCCGCGCGCGGCAGCCCGTTCCGCGGCGCCCGCCACGGTGCGCACCGCGAAACCGGCGTGTCTGGCGTACGCCGCCTCGGGCGCGCCGAGCAGCACCACTTCGCGGTGCCCGAGGTCGGCGAGGTGATCGACGCACAGCGCTCCGGCGGCCCGGAAGTCGAGGTCGACACAGGCCAGGCCCGCGGGTTCGCGGGGCAGCCCGATCAGGACGGTCGGCACGGGCAGTGCGCGGATCACGTCGAGGCGGGGGTCGACGATGCCGATGTCCATGAGGATCAGCCCGTCGAGGAGGGCCGCGTCCAGGACGCCGTGCTCCTCGTGGTCGGTCAGGAGCAGCACGTTGCAGGCGTGCCGGCGGGCGGCCACGCTCGCCGTGAGCATGAACTCGGCGAGCAGCGGCCGGTGCGCCCCGTCGTCAACGCGCACCGCGAGCCCGATGGTGCGCGAGCGCGCGGAGGACGGCGGCCGGTAGCCGAGCCGGTTCATCGCGTCGAGGACCTTGCGGCGGGTGGGCGCCGAGATGGGGCGCTTGCCGCTGATCACGTACGAGACCGTGCTGACGGCGACGCCCGCCTGCCGGGCCACATCCGTGATCGCAACCATGAGGTACTGCCTGACTCTTCGCCGGGGTCCGCCGCTGTCGTGTGGCCGCTCGGGTCGGCTCGTCGAAATCGTTCGACACGGTGCGCGGGGCCGCTCGTCCGTGGGCGGCCTCGGTGAGGTTAGGTTCGGCTCCGGCCGGGTGTCTACGGATTCCTCGGCTCTTCGATGAATTTCGATGACGGGGCGTTTCACGGACGGGGAGCAGCGAGATCACGTCGGCGACCGGTCCGTGCAATTTGAGCCGAACGACCGCGTCGATCCAGCGCGCCTGTCCCGCTCGGAAATGCGATTCTGGTTCTGGTCTGCAGCTTCTCCGCGCAGGGCTCGACCTGCACAGCGCCTGGGACGATCTGACGCCACTGTCGATCGTCACCGCGTTGGCCCGAAACCTGATCAAGGCGCCCGCTGCCGTGCTGGCAGCCACGTGGTCAAGGATGCAGAAGGCTTGGCGTTACGGCGCGAGAACGCGGTGTCAGACCGCCCGCGTCCGCCACGAGCCCACGGGCCGGATCCGGCTCGCCATGCTCGCGGTTCGT
The DNA window shown above is from Streptomyces sp. NBC_01445 and carries:
- a CDS encoding LacI family DNA-binding transcriptional regulator, producing the protein MVAITDVARQAGVAVSTVSYVISGKRPISAPTRRKVLDAMNRLGYRPPSSARSRTIGLAVRVDDGAHRPLLAEFMLTASVAARRHACNVLLLTDHEEHGVLDAALLDGLILMDIGIVDPRLDVIRALPVPTVLIGLPREPAGLACVDLDFRAAGALCVDHLADLGHREVVLLGAPEAAYARHAGFAVRTVAGAAERAAARGVRLTHRTVAGDWDSVAGTLARVLAERPCTTALIVQNEAATPHLAPLLRGMGRAVPEDLSVVALGSDVVATAGTPALTSVAVPAAALTERAVDLLVARLDGATAPGRRPVLLEPRLSVRASTTAPPGPA
- a CDS encoding carbohydrate ABC transporter permease, translated to MSAPAPSSGAPAVRRWATTVLALVIVAVFLFPLYWMLNASVQPAQALLSIPPKWIPTDPTLDGYRAAFDTQGRHLLISLFVACGVVVLTLLLATPLAWALARFRLRYAATLMFVLLIVQMLPGIVKANSLFTLYSHLGLLNNTIGLMFAQSTLAVPFAAVLLRSQLCDIPPEIIEAAALDGAGTWRTFLRIVVPLSRNGLITAGLFAFLFSWADFLFAISLTSRDAVTPVTVGIYRFIGANATDWNALMASAVLASVPAAILLIVAQRYIAVGITGGSVKD
- a CDS encoding glycoside hydrolase family 31 protein, with product MNVTTFREHDGGLEWRGEHEVLRIEPWGADSLRVRAALGRLRDDIPGALLDRDDTTGPAATITVPDLTGLRVFKNGLGSPTDPVPPARITQGNITAELTLDGLIRFVRTADGTELLAERPAHFWWPGSRVHTPVGHGYQRLEQNFQAYEGERLYGLGQRQHGLLDQKGTVTDLVQRNTEVTIPFALSNRGYGLLWNSPAVGRVELAVTGTRWVADSARQIDYWITAGDRPADILRSYADATGHAPELPSWASGFWQCKLRYRTQEELLNVAREHRRRGLPLSVIVADFFHWTRLGDWRFDPAEWPDPAAMVEELDEMGVKLMVSVWPSVNRSSEHYDALERGGMLAANEYGTAAHATWVDKGSDHRVMVSFYDPTNPDTRAFVWDKVRENYQSLGINLWWLDACEPEMKPGHPANLRLHAGHGAEVANLYPRENARIFHEGMAASGNTDGMSFSRSAWAGSQRYGTAVWSGDIGTDFTALRHQIAAGLNIGISGIPWWTTDIGGFHGGDPDDLAFREVLIRWFQFGALCPIFRLHGFRLPWLPLGGEMTGGPNEVWSYGDQAYRILGNYLALRERIRPYIDEQMRTASREGLPPMRALFLEFPDDDACWTVADSYLLGPDLLVAPVTTAGATTREVYLPAGARWTCAWTGADFEGGARVTVDAPLERIPLFLRDGTRLPVSA
- a CDS encoding carbohydrate ABC transporter permease; amino-acid sequence: MTTLLDRPATAAASRPPAQRPAARRARLVRLSFWVPAVLYLAVFFGYPIAANVVMSFQDYTVTSFYRGGAPFNGVANYAHVLGDDLFSGTLWNTVVFTVASLVFQFAIGLGLAVFFRRHFPLSGVLRALLLLPWLLPLLVSGTVFRWLLDQDYGVVNQVLMNLHLISDPVPWLVSPDYAMTAVVLANVWIGIPFNMVILYGGLQSIPPQLYEAASLDGAGAWHKFRHVTWPLLRPTTSVVLMLGLIYTIKAFDVVMVLTQGGPAGATQLLSTWSYQLSFTELHFGQGAAVGNVLIVIATLCALVYLRAVRAEQSENER
- a CDS encoding sugar ABC transporter substrate-binding protein, producing the protein MHPRPRAAVAACAALALSAVLGGCGLITADTPANTLTVADYYTAEPGNTALTSILDTCGADTGVDVVREVMPRAQLVPKLLRDGAARTLPDLILSDNPDLPKLASTGALLPLDGRLDTDGFYDSVLAAGTYKGTLYGVAPGVNGLALFYDKDAFRKAGLEPPTDWKQLRAAARKLTQGHRYGLALSAVGTEEGSWQYEPFLWGAGADLDDLDSPRSVSALSYWTSLFADGSVSKSALSWQQSDVAEQFIGHHAAMMVNGSWQLAALDAVKGLDYGVVPLPGKVSGTAPVTPLGGETWAVPKGDKQDKAVELLDCVLGRDNMLRWASLRADVPADPAVAAKLVKRQPDLAPFLASVPGARSRTAELGTGYPTVSQALYTALQEAATGRRTPADALAAAQRAAATSDDN